The following proteins are encoded in a genomic region of Litorilinea aerophila:
- a CDS encoding MalT transcriptional regulator family protein produces the protein MSHDGAGHPSTIRERLDRARRGRFVGRAAELELFRQALLAEEPPFLVLHLFGPGGVGKTTLLREFARLATDWGRAVYWLDSRDIDPSPQGFLRVLAQAASPEVVGPGLAALAHLPPAVLLLDTYERLLALDGWLRETFLPALPAHVLVVIAGRNPPAEPWRTDPAWRELARIVSLRNLRPEESRQLLTVLQVPLMLQEAALGVTYGHPLALVLLADWLALDATPVQEIGLEQASDTVRLLVERFMQDVPTPLHRQVLEVSALARVTTEALLAEVLGEEATPALFAWLRGLSFIETGPDGLFPHDLVRDVLEADLRWRNPETWKQLYRQVRRHLSRRFWQSSGLARQQAIFDLIYLQRHHPLMKPYYDWKAMGGAYHEPASPQDHPHILAMVEQHEGADSARVVAYWLQRQPQAFVVYRGPEPQLLGFAANLLLETVTPEDEQADPALRAIWAFVRRYGPLRPGERIQIARFWMGRESYQTPLTHNMITLNTVITWLTTPNLAWTFCCTADPPSWEGLFTYINFCRVAEADFEVGGRRYGGFAHDWRAEPLSVWNRILEERQLDLEFQPQPVHQTSAPPLMVLSQPEFAEAVRQALRDYRRPDALAHNPLLRSRLLRDMAGPTPGPEALQSLLRAAVESLTTNPKDEKLYRALYHTYFQPAPTQEAAAELLDLPFSTYRYHLSKGIERVTDWLWQRELYGPSSAS, from the coding sequence ATGTCCCATGATGGTGCCGGGCACCCTTCCACCATCCGCGAGCGGTTAGATAGGGCGCGCCGCGGGCGCTTTGTGGGCCGGGCCGCGGAGCTGGAGCTCTTCCGCCAGGCCCTGCTGGCCGAAGAGCCCCCTTTCCTCGTGCTCCATCTCTTCGGCCCCGGCGGCGTGGGCAAGACGACCCTGTTGAGGGAATTTGCCCGGCTAGCCACCGACTGGGGGCGGGCTGTCTACTGGCTGGATAGCCGGGACATAGATCCTTCCCCCCAGGGGTTTCTTCGTGTCCTGGCCCAGGCTGCCAGCCCAGAGGTGGTCGGGCCCGGACTCGCTGCCCTGGCCCATCTCCCGCCGGCGGTCCTCCTGCTCGATACCTATGAGCGCCTCCTGGCGCTGGATGGCTGGCTACGGGAGACCTTCCTGCCCGCACTCCCGGCCCACGTCCTGGTGGTCATCGCCGGCCGCAATCCCCCCGCGGAGCCCTGGCGCACGGACCCTGCCTGGCGGGAGCTGGCCCGCATCGTCTCCCTGCGCAACTTGCGTCCCGAAGAAAGCCGCCAGTTGTTGACCGTGCTCCAGGTGCCACTGATGTTGCAGGAAGCCGCGCTCGGCGTCACCTACGGCCACCCCCTGGCCCTGGTCCTGCTGGCCGACTGGCTGGCTCTGGACGCAACGCCAGTCCAAGAAATCGGCCTGGAACAGGCGTCAGACACGGTGCGCCTGCTGGTGGAGCGGTTCATGCAGGACGTGCCTACCCCCTTGCATCGGCAGGTGCTGGAAGTCAGTGCGCTGGCCCGGGTAACCACCGAAGCCCTGCTGGCCGAGGTGCTGGGTGAAGAAGCCACCCCCGCCCTCTTCGCCTGGCTGCGCGGCCTTTCCTTCATCGAGACCGGCCCGGACGGCCTCTTTCCCCATGACCTGGTGCGGGATGTGCTCGAAGCCGACCTGCGCTGGCGCAACCCAGAGACCTGGAAGCAGCTCTACCGCCAGGTGCGAAGACATCTGAGCCGCCGCTTTTGGCAGAGTAGCGGCCTGGCCCGCCAACAGGCCATCTTCGACCTGATCTACCTGCAACGTCACCACCCCCTGATGAAACCCTACTATGACTGGAAAGCTATGGGTGGCGCCTATCACGAGCCGGCAAGCCCTCAAGATCACCCTCACATTCTGGCCATGGTCGAGCAGCACGAAGGAGCGGACTCGGCCCGTGTTGTTGCCTACTGGCTTCAGCGCCAGCCTCAGGCATTCGTGGTGTACCGCGGACCGGAGCCTCAGCTCCTGGGCTTTGCCGCCAATCTCTTGCTGGAAACTGTGACCCCAGAGGATGAGCAGGCCGACCCGGCCCTGCGCGCCATTTGGGCCTTTGTGCGCCGCTACGGCCCCCTGCGCCCCGGCGAGCGCATCCAGATTGCCCGCTTCTGGATGGGCCGCGAGAGCTACCAGACGCCCCTGACCCACAACATGATCACCCTGAACACGGTGATCACCTGGCTCACCACCCCCAACCTGGCCTGGACCTTCTGCTGCACCGCCGACCCGCCCTCCTGGGAAGGCTTGTTCACCTATATCAACTTCTGCCGCGTCGCCGAAGCCGATTTCGAGGTGGGCGGCCGGCGCTACGGCGGCTTTGCCCACGACTGGCGCGCCGAGCCGCTGTCGGTCTGGAACCGGATATTGGAGGAGCGACAGCTCGACCTGGAATTCCAGCCGCAACCGGTCCACCAGACCTCGGCTCCGCCCCTGATGGTCCTTTCCCAGCCCGAATTTGCCGAGGCCGTGCGCCAGGCCCTGCGGGACTACAGGCGGCCAGACGCCCTGGCGCATAACCCGCTGCTGCGCTCCCGCCTCCTGCGGGATATGGCCGGCCCCACTCCCGGCCCGGAGGCCCTCCAATCCCTGCTGCGGGCCGCCGTCGAGAGCCTGACTACCAACCCGAAAGACGAGAAACTCTACCGCGCCCTCTACCACACCTATTTCCAGCCGGCCCCCACCCAGGAGGCCGCCGCCGAACTGCTGGACCTGCCCTTCAGCACCTACCGCTACCACCTGAGCAAAGGCATCGAGCGGGTCACCGACTGGCTCTGGCAGCGGGAATTGTATGGCCCATCCTCTGCTTCGTAG
- a CDS encoding ABC transporter substrate-binding protein, with product MTQKLSRRKFLQLSAMSGLGAALAGCVAPAAPGATEAPTAAATAAGAGSASAPAELRFVWWGGQLRADITTQVIKMFEAKHPNVKFTYEPLGFEEYWTKMTTQAAGGGLPDIMQHGSPTLVEWAKNGFLLPLDEYVSSGVIDFTHVPEVLQTHGMVDGKIYGVSAGTNANGIVIDLDAFEKAGVDVPPDTWTWPEFEELVLTLHEKLDIWGFGMYLHHIDLWRVIYAGLGMELYAPDGKSLGYTDDQPLIDHMKMILRLQEAGAIPSLAEESEVHGLGPESQFIVSGQAAMDWLAGSNQLVALWTAAGEERRFKIMPVPRAVGGKQGLSIRPSQFEAITVHSQHPEIAAMFLDFFINDVEANKVLNGERGVPINTVVLEALKAEAQPPQAAIYDYLARLAEDSTPYSLVQDPLGVEDIRTNVYYPEFTDPVRYGLITPEEGARVLRERANEILAAAN from the coding sequence ATGACACAGAAGCTATCCCGTCGAAAATTTCTGCAGCTATCGGCGATGAGTGGCCTGGGGGCTGCCCTGGCCGGCTGTGTGGCACCCGCCGCACCCGGCGCGACCGAAGCGCCCACAGCAGCCGCCACGGCAGCAGGTGCCGGCAGTGCCTCTGCCCCCGCGGAGCTACGCTTCGTCTGGTGGGGCGGCCAGCTTCGTGCGGACATCACCACCCAGGTCATCAAGATGTTCGAAGCCAAGCATCCCAACGTGAAGTTCACCTACGAGCCCCTGGGCTTCGAAGAATATTGGACCAAGATGACCACCCAGGCTGCAGGAGGAGGTCTGCCGGACATTATGCAGCACGGCTCACCCACCCTGGTGGAATGGGCCAAGAACGGCTTCCTCCTCCCCCTGGATGAGTATGTCTCCTCTGGCGTCATCGACTTCACCCATGTGCCCGAGGTTCTGCAAACCCACGGCATGGTGGATGGCAAGATCTATGGGGTGAGCGCCGGCACCAATGCCAACGGCATTGTCATCGATCTGGATGCCTTTGAGAAAGCCGGCGTAGACGTTCCCCCAGACACGTGGACCTGGCCAGAGTTCGAGGAGCTTGTGTTGACGCTGCACGAGAAGCTGGACATCTGGGGCTTTGGCATGTATCTCCATCACATCGATCTGTGGCGGGTGATCTATGCCGGCCTGGGCATGGAGCTCTACGCGCCCGACGGCAAGTCCCTGGGCTACACGGATGACCAACCCCTCATCGATCACATGAAGATGATCCTGCGCCTGCAGGAAGCCGGTGCGATCCCATCCCTGGCAGAAGAGAGCGAAGTGCACGGCCTCGGCCCGGAAAGCCAGTTTATCGTCTCTGGACAGGCTGCCATGGACTGGCTGGCCGGCTCCAATCAACTGGTTGCCCTGTGGACCGCAGCTGGCGAGGAGCGGCGGTTTAAGATCATGCCCGTTCCCAGGGCTGTTGGTGGCAAGCAGGGACTCTCCATCCGCCCCAGCCAGTTCGAGGCGATCACGGTACATTCCCAACATCCGGAAATCGCCGCCATGTTCCTGGATTTCTTCATCAACGATGTGGAGGCCAACAAGGTCCTGAACGGGGAACGGGGAGTGCCCATCAACACGGTGGTGTTGGAGGCGTTGAAGGCAGAAGCCCAGCCGCCCCAGGCCGCTATCTATGATTACCTGGCTCGCCTGGCAGAAGATTCCACACCCTATTCCCTGGTCCAGGATCCTCTGGGGGTGGAGGACATCCGCACCAACGTCTACTACCCGGAATTCACCGATCCGGTGCGCTATGGCCTGATCACACCGGAAGAGGGTGCCCGGGTATTGCGGGAGCGGGCCAACGAGATTCTGGCCGCAGCCAACTAA
- a CDS encoding carbohydrate ABC transporter permease, producing the protein MGYLFISPWLIGFFVWTLIPIGASLVLSFTDYNILAGAPNWVGFQNFQKMFLGDPRYWRAVKATFYFTFASVPLKLAFALAVAMVLNRARAFVGVYRAMYYAPSIVGGSIAVAVMWREIFGSNGLFNALLALVGLPGRAWLGDPATAIWTLILLAVWQFGSPMLIFLAGLKHIPPEFYEAASIDGAGFWAKFLRITLPLLTPVIFFNLVMQLIYGFMTFTQAYVITGGKPLDTTLFYNLYVFNRAFHVFELGYGAAMSWVLLAVIAVVTGLMFRFSRYWVFYEAAE; encoded by the coding sequence ATGGGCTACCTGTTCATCTCGCCCTGGCTCATCGGCTTTTTCGTCTGGACCCTTATTCCCATCGGTGCATCCCTGGTGTTGAGCTTCACGGATTACAATATCCTGGCAGGCGCTCCGAATTGGGTGGGATTCCAGAACTTTCAGAAGATGTTCCTGGGCGACCCCCGATACTGGCGCGCCGTCAAGGCAACCTTCTACTTTACCTTTGCCTCGGTCCCCCTGAAGCTGGCCTTTGCCCTGGCAGTGGCCATGGTCCTGAACCGGGCACGAGCCTTTGTCGGGGTCTACCGGGCCATGTATTACGCGCCATCCATCGTGGGCGGCAGTATCGCCGTGGCCGTGATGTGGCGGGAGATCTTCGGCAGCAACGGCCTGTTCAACGCGCTTCTGGCGCTGGTGGGTCTGCCGGGAAGGGCCTGGCTGGGCGATCCCGCGACGGCCATTTGGACCTTGATCCTGCTGGCGGTGTGGCAATTTGGCTCGCCCATGTTGATCTTCCTGGCCGGTCTCAAACACATCCCCCCAGAATTCTACGAGGCTGCTTCCATCGACGGGGCCGGTTTCTGGGCCAAGTTCTTGCGCATCACCCTCCCCTTGCTGACCCCGGTGATCTTCTTCAACCTGGTGATGCAGCTCATCTACGGGTTCATGACCTTTACCCAGGCCTATGTCATCACCGGCGGGAAACCCCTGGACACCACCCTGTTCTACAACCTGTATGTGTTCAACCGGGCCTTTCACGTCTTCGAGTTGGGGTACGGGGCGGCCATGTCTTGGGTGTTGCTGGCGGTCATCGCCGTCGTCACCGGGCTGATGTTTCGTTTCTCCCGTTATTGGGTTTTCTACGAAGCTGCGGAGTAA
- a CDS encoding dienelactone hydrolase family protein, which translates to MIRNIPMPMHTVESRRQSFQGYLALPPSGSGPGVLLLHAWWGLNPFIQELSDRLAQAGFVTFAPDYYDGAVATTIEDATRHRQALDRKATNRLVADAVDFLVDLPALTSSQIGVVGFSLGCGFAIEAARSRNQTVNAVVLYYGTGGGKFDKVQADFLGHFAAQDEWGAHGARAKALAERIQTAGRNALFHIYPETEHWFAEADRPEFDPEAAELAWDRTVQFLGQQLA; encoded by the coding sequence ATGATAAGGAATATCCCCATGCCCATGCACACCGTTGAAAGCCGGCGACAGTCCTTCCAGGGGTATCTGGCCCTGCCGCCCTCGGGCAGCGGACCCGGCGTCCTGCTCCTCCACGCCTGGTGGGGACTCAATCCGTTCATCCAGGAGCTGAGCGACCGGCTGGCCCAGGCCGGCTTTGTCACCTTCGCACCGGATTACTACGACGGCGCCGTCGCCACCACCATTGAGGATGCTACCCGGCACCGCCAGGCGCTGGACCGCAAGGCCACCAACCGCCTGGTGGCGGACGCGGTGGATTTTCTGGTGGATTTGCCTGCACTCACCAGTTCCCAGATCGGGGTGGTGGGCTTTTCGCTGGGGTGCGGCTTCGCCATTGAGGCGGCCCGCAGCCGAAATCAGACGGTCAACGCGGTGGTCCTCTACTACGGCACGGGCGGCGGCAAATTCGATAAGGTGCAGGCCGATTTTCTGGGGCACTTCGCCGCCCAGGATGAGTGGGGGGCCCATGGGGCCAGGGCCAAAGCCCTGGCCGAGCGTATTCAGACGGCCGGCCGAAATGCCCTCTTCCACATCTACCCGGAAACGGAACACTGGTTTGCCGAGGCGGACCGGCCCGAATTTGATCCAGAGGCGGCGGAATTGGCCTGGGATCGAACGGTCCAATTCCTGGGCCAGCAGCTGGCTTGA
- a CDS encoding PIN domain-containing protein, protein MGARALVDTNVLVYAYDRAEPEKQRRALEVLDFLAISGAGAISTQVLSEFFVAVTRKIAAPLSVPDAYDRVKNYLQSWTVLDLTGLIVLEAARGVRDHQFSFWDAQIWATARLNQIPVVFSEDFNVGQVTEGVRFVNPFAEEFQLESWLNQ, encoded by the coding sequence ATGGGCGCTAGAGCGCTGGTGGATACAAACGTCCTGGTCTATGCCTACGATCGCGCCGAACCCGAGAAGCAACGGCGAGCCCTGGAAGTTCTGGATTTCCTGGCCATCAGCGGTGCGGGCGCAATCAGCACCCAGGTGCTGTCTGAGTTCTTTGTCGCTGTGACCCGCAAGATTGCCGCCCCCCTCTCTGTGCCTGACGCTTACGATCGGGTGAAAAACTATCTCCAGAGCTGGACGGTTCTGGACCTGACCGGCCTGATCGTCCTGGAAGCGGCCCGCGGGGTGCGCGACCACCAATTTAGCTTCTGGGATGCTCAGATCTGGGCCACTGCCCGGCTGAACCAGATACCGGTTGTTTTCAGCGAGGACTTCAACGTGGGACAGGTCACGGAAGGGGTCCGCTTTGTGAACCCTTTCGCCGAGGAGTTCCAACTTGAAAGCTGGCTGAACCAATAA
- a CDS encoding carbohydrate ABC transporter permease, with translation MPELLKTGAFHAGVLALSFVMIYPLLWMLASSFKGPDEIWTNVSSLIPRRFTLQNYIEGWAGFGGVTFTTYFRNSLLVTIISTVASVFSSAVVAYGFARIRFAGRGFWFAVMLATMMLPVQVQIIPQYIVFSRLGWVNTYIPLILPHFFAAPFFVFMIVQFIRGIPRELDEAAEIDGCNRAGIFFRIILPLLKPALVTASIFAFYWSWDDFLTPLVYLNNPRLYTISLALRSFADPSSVTNWGGVFAMGTLALVPVSVLFVAFQKYLVEGISTTGLKG, from the coding sequence GTGCCGGAGTTACTCAAGACGGGAGCCTTTCACGCCGGAGTGCTGGCCCTGAGTTTCGTGATGATCTACCCCCTCCTCTGGATGCTGGCTAGCTCCTTTAAGGGGCCCGACGAAATCTGGACCAACGTCTCCTCCCTGATCCCCCGGCGCTTCACCCTGCAAAACTACATTGAAGGGTGGGCCGGCTTTGGCGGCGTCACCTTTACCACCTATTTCAGAAATTCCCTGCTGGTGACGATTATCAGCACGGTAGCCTCAGTCTTCTCGTCGGCGGTGGTAGCCTATGGTTTCGCCCGCATCCGCTTTGCCGGACGGGGCTTTTGGTTCGCGGTGATGCTGGCGACCATGATGTTGCCGGTGCAGGTCCAGATCATCCCTCAATACATCGTTTTCAGCCGCCTGGGTTGGGTCAACACCTACATCCCCCTGATTCTGCCCCACTTTTTTGCGGCTCCCTTCTTTGTCTTCATGATCGTCCAGTTCATCCGCGGCATCCCCAGGGAGCTAGACGAGGCGGCGGAAATCGATGGCTGCAACCGGGCGGGCATCTTCTTCCGCATCATCCTGCCCCTGCTCAAGCCGGCCCTGGTCACCGCCTCCATCTTCGCTTTCTACTGGAGCTGGGATGACTTCCTGACCCCCTTGGTCTACCTCAACAACCCTCGGCTGTACACCATCTCCCTGGCCCTGCGCTCGTTCGCCGATCCCTCTTCCGTAACCAACTGGGGCGGTGTCTTTGCCATGGGAACCTTGGCATTGGTGCCTGTGTCTGTCTTGTTTGTCGCCTTCCAAAAATATCTGGTGGAGGGGATCAGCACCACAGGCCTGAAAGGATGA
- a CDS encoding MFS transporter, whose amino-acid sequence MERLWTRSFIFAILGTLFLFVAFYALYPTLPVFIKQMGGSEAQVGLAMGFFMLASVAIRPLTGGLLDRFGRRPFIVGGILLFALAMYLYGWVGGVGVLLGIRILHGVSWAVSSTSLQTAITDMIPRPRLGEGMGWMGLVMTLAMAVGPVFGVWLFQEISPWALFLSGVGLSMVALLLTFGATMPFQRQPGSRGIGVVEKSVLPLTLAVFFLFGSYGGITTFVPLFADAIGVNSGTFFLAFALTLALTRPSAGSLSDRYGEGVVIVPALLFAMVALVVLGFSTGLAGVVGAAVLYGIGFGAAHPVLNALTVRMARPDRRGVAIASFSTAVDLGIGLGAIGLGWISEYVGYQGLFTAAAGLVVCSLLVFLWVKRLLAARSLPLPAGEAT is encoded by the coding sequence ATGGAGCGCCTCTGGACCCGTTCTTTTATCTTCGCGATTTTGGGGACGCTGTTTCTTTTCGTAGCGTTTTACGCCCTGTACCCGACCCTGCCGGTCTTCATCAAGCAGATGGGCGGCAGCGAGGCCCAGGTGGGCCTGGCCATGGGCTTCTTCATGCTGGCTTCCGTGGCCATTCGGCCCCTGACCGGCGGCCTGTTGGATCGGTTCGGACGGCGCCCGTTTATCGTGGGGGGGATCCTGCTCTTCGCCCTGGCCATGTACCTCTATGGCTGGGTGGGGGGCGTCGGGGTGTTGTTGGGGATTCGCATCCTCCACGGGGTGAGCTGGGCCGTTTCCTCCACCTCCCTGCAGACGGCCATCACCGACATGATTCCCCGTCCTCGCCTGGGGGAAGGCATGGGGTGGATGGGACTGGTCATGACCCTGGCCATGGCGGTGGGGCCGGTTTTCGGCGTCTGGCTCTTCCAGGAGATTTCCCCGTGGGCCCTCTTCCTATCCGGCGTTGGCCTGTCCATGGTGGCGCTCCTCCTGACCTTTGGCGCGACCATGCCTTTTCAGCGGCAGCCGGGCAGCAGGGGCATCGGCGTGGTGGAGAAGTCGGTCCTGCCCTTGACCCTGGCGGTCTTCTTCCTCTTCGGCTCCTATGGCGGGATCACCACTTTTGTCCCCTTGTTTGCGGATGCGATTGGGGTGAACTCGGGCACCTTTTTCCTGGCCTTTGCCCTCACCCTGGCCTTGACCCGGCCCTCGGCCGGCAGCCTTTCGGATCGCTACGGCGAAGGGGTGGTCATCGTGCCGGCACTGCTGTTCGCCATGGTGGCGCTGGTGGTCCTGGGCTTCTCCACCGGACTGGCCGGCGTGGTGGGGGCGGCGGTTTTGTATGGGATCGGCTTTGGCGCTGCCCACCCGGTGCTGAATGCGCTGACCGTCCGCATGGCTCGGCCGGATCGGCGGGGTGTGGCCATCGCGTCGTTTTCCACCGCTGTCGACCTGGGCATTGGCCTGGGCGCCATCGGCCTGGGCTGGATCTCCGAATACGTGGGCTACCAGGGACTTTTCACCGCGGCCGCCGGGCTGGTGGTCTGTTCCTTGCTGGTCTTCCTCTGGGTAAAGCGTTTGCTGGCTGCCCGCTCCCTGCCCCTTCCCGCGGGCGAGGCCACGTGA
- a CDS encoding IlvD/Edd family dehydratase gives MESNPTLRSRAWFGRTDQLGFIHRSWIKNQGHPDHMFDGRPVIGICNTWSELTPCNAHFRILAEMVKRGVYEAGGFPLEFPVMSLGEPIMRPTTMLYRNLVSMDVEESIRANPLDGVVILAGCDKTTPATLMGAASVDLPTIVVSGGPMLNGKYRGRDIGSGTDVWKFTDDVRAGRMSMEEYLEAESCMSRSDGHCMTMGTASTMACMVEALGLTLPSGAAIPAADSRRKRLAHLAGNRIVEMVREGLTLSKILTREAFENAIRVNAAIGGSSNFVVHLLALAGRVGVPLSLDDFDRLGSHLPLLVNLMPSGQYLMEDFYYAGGLPVVIHELRELLHMDALTVTGKSVAENLASPGATVCYNREVIATLDKPFQREAGLAVLRGNLCEDGAIIKPSAASPELLRHRGRAVVFESIEDYHARIDDPDLEVDRDSVLVLKYVGPRGYPGMPEVGNMGLPKKLLEQGVKDMVRISDGRMSGTAFGTVVLHVAPESAVGGTLALVENGDPIELDVPNRRLHLDVPEEELARRRAAWRPPVTPYTERGYARLYVEHVLQANQGADFDFLVGKSGAFIPRDSH, from the coding sequence ATGGAATCCAACCCCACCTTGCGCAGCCGGGCCTGGTTCGGACGAACCGACCAGCTCGGCTTCATCCACCGTAGCTGGATCAAGAACCAGGGCCATCCGGATCACATGTTCGACGGCCGGCCGGTCATCGGCATCTGCAACACCTGGTCGGAACTCACTCCCTGCAACGCCCACTTCCGCATCCTGGCCGAAATGGTCAAGCGGGGCGTCTACGAGGCCGGCGGCTTCCCCCTGGAGTTCCCGGTCATGTCCCTGGGCGAGCCCATCATGCGCCCCACCACCATGCTCTACCGCAACCTGGTCAGCATGGACGTGGAAGAATCCATCCGGGCCAATCCCCTGGACGGCGTGGTGATCCTGGCCGGCTGTGACAAGACCACGCCCGCCACCCTCATGGGCGCAGCCAGCGTAGACCTGCCCACCATCGTGGTCTCCGGCGGCCCCATGCTCAACGGCAAGTACCGGGGCCGCGACATCGGCTCCGGCACGGACGTCTGGAAGTTCACCGACGACGTGCGCGCCGGCCGCATGAGCATGGAAGAATACCTGGAGGCCGAATCCTGCATGTCCCGCAGCGACGGCCACTGCATGACCATGGGCACCGCTTCCACCATGGCCTGCATGGTGGAAGCCCTGGGCCTCACCCTGCCCAGCGGCGCGGCCATCCCCGCGGCAGACTCCCGGCGCAAACGGCTGGCTCACCTGGCCGGCAATCGCATCGTGGAGATGGTGCGGGAAGGGCTGACCCTCTCCAAGATCCTCACCCGGGAGGCTTTCGAGAACGCCATCCGGGTCAACGCGGCCATCGGCGGCTCCAGCAACTTCGTCGTCCACCTGCTGGCCCTGGCCGGCCGGGTGGGCGTCCCCCTGAGCCTGGACGACTTCGACCGGCTGGGCAGCCATCTGCCCTTGCTGGTGAACCTGATGCCCTCGGGCCAATATCTGATGGAGGATTTCTACTACGCAGGCGGGCTACCGGTGGTGATCCACGAGCTGAGGGAGCTGCTCCACATGGACGCCCTGACAGTGACGGGAAAGAGCGTGGCCGAGAATCTCGCGTCCCCAGGGGCGACCGTCTGCTACAACCGGGAGGTCATCGCCACTTTGGACAAACCCTTCCAGCGGGAGGCCGGTCTGGCCGTGCTCCGGGGGAACCTCTGTGAGGACGGGGCCATCATCAAGCCGTCGGCCGCCTCGCCGGAGCTGCTGCGCCACCGGGGCCGGGCCGTGGTCTTCGAGTCCATCGAGGACTACCACGCCCGCATCGATGACCCGGACCTGGAGGTGGACCGGGATTCGGTGCTGGTGCTGAAGTACGTGGGGCCCAGGGGCTACCCCGGCATGCCCGAGGTGGGCAACATGGGTCTGCCCAAGAAACTGTTGGAGCAGGGGGTGAAAGACATGGTGCGCATCTCCGACGGCCGCATGAGCGGCACAGCCTTTGGCACGGTGGTGCTCCACGTCGCGCCCGAATCGGCCGTGGGCGGCACCCTGGCCCTGGTGGAAAACGGCGACCCCATCGAGCTGGACGTGCCCAACCGGCGCCTGCACCTGGATGTGCCGGAAGAAGAGCTGGCCCGCCGCCGGGCTGCCTGGCGCCCGCCGGTCACGCCCTACACGGAACGGGGCTACGCCCGGCTATACGTGGAGCACGTCCTCCAGGCGAACCAGGGCGCGGACTTCGACTTCCTGGTGGGCAAATCCGGCGCGTTCATCCCGCGGGATTCCCATTAA
- a CDS encoding LacI family DNA-binding transcriptional regulator, which produces MKRPTQADVARLAGVSRATVSYVLNNQTRGRVPISEETRRRVLDAIAELDYVPDARAQALRSGNTKTIGLIIPDIHNPHFWEMADGAEQAARAAGYDILLSSIRPEDEHAKDIFKNLARRRIDGLIMVPSFLYDSAEAQKTLAALLKRRLPVVGIMSGHGHVPHKIDRILADYRDATLELMARLLAWQHRRIGFVFGIAVPTLGNDRLVAYRESLEAAGLPVDPNLIIQCGPTLEDGYQATRQLLELPTPPTALLAINDLLAIGALRAIADAGLRVPDDISLAGYDDIPLARYLVPRLTTASKDGTKIGQEAIRLLLARLEQPDSPPQEVRVPARLILRESTGPVPIVER; this is translated from the coding sequence ATGAAACGTCCCACCCAGGCGGATGTTGCCCGGCTGGCCGGGGTGTCCAGGGCCACCGTCTCCTACGTGCTGAACAACCAGACCCGTGGCCGGGTCCCCATTTCTGAAGAGACCCGGCGACGGGTCCTGGATGCCATTGCCGAGCTGGATTACGTGCCCGATGCCCGCGCCCAGGCCTTGCGCTCCGGCAACACCAAGACCATCGGCCTTATCATCCCGGATATCCACAATCCGCACTTTTGGGAAATGGCCGATGGCGCCGAGCAAGCGGCCAGGGCCGCCGGCTACGACATCCTTCTCTCCAGCATCCGCCCAGAAGATGAGCATGCCAAGGATATTTTCAAAAACCTCGCCCGGCGGCGCATCGACGGGCTGATCATGGTGCCCAGTTTTCTCTACGATTCCGCCGAAGCCCAGAAGACCCTGGCTGCCCTGCTGAAACGGCGCCTTCCTGTGGTGGGCATCATGTCCGGCCACGGTCATGTCCCCCACAAGATCGACCGCATCCTCGCCGATTATCGGGACGCCACCCTGGAGCTGATGGCCCGCCTGCTAGCCTGGCAACACCGGCGGATCGGTTTCGTCTTCGGGATCGCCGTGCCGACCCTGGGCAATGACCGCCTGGTCGCCTATCGGGAAAGCCTGGAAGCTGCCGGATTGCCTGTGGATCCGAACCTGATCATCCAGTGCGGGCCGACCCTGGAAGACGGCTATCAGGCCACCCGTCAGTTGCTGGAACTGCCCACACCACCCACAGCCCTGTTGGCCATCAACGACCTGTTGGCCATCGGCGCCCTGCGGGCCATCGCCGACGCGGGGCTCCGGGTGCCTGACGACATCTCCCTGGCCGGCTACGACGATATCCCCCTGGCCCGGTATCTGGTTCCGCGCCTCACCACCGCATCCAAGGATGGCACGAAAATCGGCCAGGAGGCGATCCGGCTGTTGCTGGCGCGGCTAGAACAGCCGGACTCCCCCCCGCAGGAGGTCCGAGTCCCGGCTCGCCTGATTCTCCGGGAGTCGACCGGACCGGTACCGATCGTCGAGCGGTAG